In Cupriavidus basilensis, one genomic interval encodes:
- a CDS encoding integrating conjugative element protein translates to MTKPLWTLRGLLALLAALPLVAHAAEPLIVVEDRGGASALPYYEALNLQPRANSALRPPIPTPQIPATPADEAAMLPVRSAKLMPGFVARRVIEAPGLRPFVVIGDDETSQAWLRRHAASLHDRGAVGLVVNVETAQALARLRALAPGVPMAPVAGDDLAERLGLRHYPALITATGIEQ, encoded by the coding sequence ATGACGAAACCGCTCTGGACCCTGCGGGGCCTGCTCGCGCTGCTGGCGGCGCTGCCGTTGGTCGCGCATGCCGCCGAACCGCTGATCGTGGTCGAGGACCGCGGCGGCGCGTCGGCGCTGCCGTACTACGAAGCGCTTAACCTGCAGCCACGCGCCAACAGCGCGTTGCGGCCTCCCATTCCGACGCCGCAGATTCCCGCCACCCCCGCTGACGAGGCAGCGATGCTGCCGGTACGCAGCGCGAAGCTGATGCCCGGCTTCGTCGCGCGGCGCGTGATCGAGGCACCGGGCCTGCGGCCTTTCGTGGTCATCGGCGACGATGAGACCTCGCAAGCCTGGCTGCGCCGTCACGCGGCGTCGCTGCACGACCGCGGCGCGGTCGGCCTGGTGGTCAATGTCGAGACCGCGCAGGCTTTGGCGCGGTTGCGCGCACTGGCGCCTGGCGTGCCGATGGCCCCCGTGGCCGGCGATGATCTGGCCGAACGCCTGGGCCTGCGGCACTACCCGGCGCTGATCACGGCGACCGGCATCGAGCAATGA
- the traD gene encoding type IV conjugative transfer system coupling protein TraD has protein sequence MSGKQPVEVLLRPAVELYTVAACAGAAFLSLVAPWSLALSPAMGVGAALAFGAYGAIRYRDARVILRYRRNIRRLPRYVMTSRDVPVSQQRLFVGRGFLWEQKHTHRLMQTYRPEFRRYVEPTPAYRLARRLEERLEFAPFPLSRLVRLTGWDVSFNPVRPLPPVGGLPRLHGIEPDEVDVSLPLGERVGHSLVLGTTRVGKTRLAELFVTQDIRRTNADGEHEVVIVIDPKGDADLLKRMYVEAKRAGREGEFYVFHLGWPEFSARYNAVGRFGRISEVATRIAGQLSGEGNSAAFREFAWRFVNIIARALVELGQRPDYMLIQRHVINIDALFMEYAQHYFAKTEPKTWEVIVQIEAKLNEKNIPRNMIGREKRVVALEQYLSQARNYDPVLDGLRSAVRYDKTYFDKIVASLLPLLEKLTSGKIAQLLAPNYSDLSDARPIFDWMQVIRKRAVVYVGLDALSDAEVAAAVGNSMFSDLVSVAGHIYKHGIDDGLPGASAGTRIPINVHADEFNELMGDEFIPLINKGGGAGLQVTAYTQTLSDIEARIGNRAKAGQVIGNFNNLFMLRVRETATAELLTRQLPKVEVYTTTIVSGATDASDIRGTTDFTSNTQDRISMSSVPMIEPSHVVGLPKGQCFALLQGGQLWKVRMPLPAPDPDEVMPADLQQLAGYMRQSYSEATQWWEFTSSPALQEAALPDDLLDDAAPAKPDAVATGADDSTGEAAP, from the coding sequence ATGTCGGGGAAACAGCCCGTCGAAGTCCTGTTGCGCCCAGCGGTGGAGCTATACACCGTCGCGGCATGTGCGGGCGCCGCGTTTCTGTCCCTGGTGGCCCCGTGGTCGCTCGCGCTGAGCCCAGCCATGGGCGTCGGTGCCGCACTGGCGTTCGGCGCCTATGGCGCGATCCGCTACCGCGATGCGCGGGTGATCCTGCGCTACCGCCGCAACATCCGGCGCCTGCCGCGCTACGTGATGACGAGCAGGGACGTGCCGGTCAGCCAGCAGCGCCTGTTCGTGGGGCGCGGTTTCCTGTGGGAACAGAAGCACACCCACAGGCTGATGCAGACGTACCGGCCGGAATTTCGCCGCTACGTCGAGCCAACACCGGCATACCGGCTGGCGCGACGCCTGGAGGAGCGGCTGGAGTTCGCACCGTTTCCACTGTCTCGCCTCGTACGGCTCACGGGCTGGGATGTGTCATTCAACCCCGTGCGGCCACTGCCACCGGTAGGCGGCCTGCCGCGATTGCACGGCATCGAACCCGACGAGGTCGACGTCAGCCTGCCACTGGGTGAGCGCGTCGGCCATTCGCTGGTGCTGGGCACCACGCGCGTGGGGAAGACGCGGCTGGCCGAGTTGTTCGTCACCCAGGACATCCGTCGCACGAATGCAGACGGTGAGCATGAGGTCGTGATCGTCATCGACCCCAAGGGCGACGCGGATCTCTTGAAACGCATGTACGTCGAAGCCAAGCGAGCGGGTCGCGAGGGCGAGTTCTACGTCTTTCACCTCGGCTGGCCCGAGTTCTCTGCACGCTACAACGCGGTGGGGCGCTTCGGACGCATCAGTGAAGTCGCCACGCGCATTGCCGGGCAACTCTCCGGCGAGGGCAACAGTGCAGCGTTCCGCGAGTTCGCATGGCGCTTCGTCAACATCATTGCGCGCGCATTGGTGGAACTGGGGCAGCGCCCGGACTACATGCTGATCCAGCGGCACGTAATCAACATCGACGCGCTGTTCATGGAGTACGCCCAACACTACTTCGCCAAGACCGAGCCCAAGACCTGGGAGGTGATCGTCCAGATCGAGGCCAAGCTCAACGAGAAGAACATCCCAAGGAACATGATCGGGCGCGAGAAGCGTGTGGTGGCGCTGGAGCAATACCTCTCCCAGGCGCGCAACTACGACCCTGTGCTCGATGGCCTGCGCTCGGCGGTGCGCTACGACAAGACCTACTTCGACAAGATCGTTGCATCGCTGCTGCCGCTGCTGGAAAAGCTCACCAGCGGCAAGATCGCCCAACTCCTGGCGCCGAATTACTCCGACCTGTCTGACGCGCGCCCGATCTTCGACTGGATGCAAGTCATCAGGAAGCGCGCCGTGGTCTATGTCGGCCTGGATGCGCTGTCGGATGCTGAAGTCGCCGCGGCGGTCGGCAACTCCATGTTCTCCGACCTGGTGTCGGTAGCCGGGCACATCTACAAGCACGGGATCGACGACGGCCTGCCGGGTGCCTCGGCTGGCACGCGCATTCCCATCAACGTCCATGCCGACGAGTTCAACGAACTGATGGGCGACGAGTTCATCCCCCTTATCAACAAGGGCGGCGGTGCCGGGCTGCAGGTGACCGCGTATACGCAGACGCTCTCGGACATCGAGGCCCGCATCGGCAACCGCGCGAAGGCCGGCCAGGTGATCGGCAACTTCAACAACCTGTTCATGCTGCGGGTTCGGGAAACCGCCACCGCGGAATTGTTGACCCGTCAATTGCCCAAGGTGGAGGTCTATACCACCACCATCGTCTCCGGCGCGACCGATGCCTCGGACATCCGCGGGACGACGGACTTCACCAGCAACACGCAAGACCGCATCAGCATGTCGAGCGTGCCGATGATCGAGCCATCCCACGTCGTCGGCCTGCCCAAAGGCCAATGCTTCGCGCTGCTGCAGGGTGGTCAGCTCTGGAAGGTCCGGATGCCACTGCCAGCGCCTGACCCCGATGAAGTGATGCCGGCGGACTTGCAGCAACTGGCTGGGTACATGCGTCAGAGCTACAGCGAGGCCACGCAATGGTGGGAGTTCACCAGTTCCCCAGCCTTGCAGGAGGCTGCCTTGCCCGACGACCTGCTGGATGACGCCGCTCCGGCCAAGCCTGACGCGGTGGCCACCGGCGCCGACGACAGCACCGGCGAGGCCGCACCATGA
- a CDS encoding TIGR03747 family integrating conjugative element membrane protein encodes MKDAASTAQREQNQRQGLIVGTITLPFRLLGVLIGSLLFSIVVECVGMHLFWKDQGWRHSQQMLQYELGHLSNHFTRSVVVQEPGRTAHELVDTGYGWVFVRSGLLERMSQTAERARAPSREPTRNFRYYISQAYVWAESYLIAAAFTTLTFLVRLLVLVLTLPLILTAAFVGLIDGLVRRDVRRFGAGRESGFIYHRAKASLMPLAVLPWITYLALPISVHPLLILLPSAALLGLAVSLTAGSFKKYL; translated from the coding sequence ATGAAGGATGCCGCCTCGACCGCGCAGCGGGAGCAGAACCAGCGCCAGGGGCTGATCGTCGGCACCATCACCTTGCCGTTCAGGCTGCTCGGGGTGCTGATCGGTTCGCTGCTGTTCTCGATCGTGGTGGAGTGCGTCGGCATGCACCTGTTCTGGAAGGACCAGGGCTGGCGCCACTCCCAGCAGATGCTGCAGTACGAACTCGGGCACCTGTCGAACCACTTCACGCGCAGCGTGGTGGTGCAGGAGCCCGGGCGCACGGCGCACGAGCTGGTGGATACCGGGTACGGGTGGGTGTTCGTGCGCTCGGGGTTGCTGGAGCGCATGAGCCAGACCGCCGAGCGCGCCCGTGCGCCCAGCCGCGAGCCGACGCGCAACTTCCGCTATTACATCAGCCAGGCCTATGTCTGGGCCGAGAGCTACCTGATCGCCGCGGCCTTCACGACGCTCACGTTCCTCGTGCGCCTGCTGGTCCTGGTGCTCACGCTGCCGCTGATCCTCACTGCGGCATTCGTCGGCCTGATCGACGGCCTGGTGCGGCGGGACGTGCGGCGGTTCGGCGCGGGCCGGGAATCCGGCTTCATCTACCACCGCGCGAAAGCGAGCCTGATGCCGCTGGCCGTGCTGCCCTGGATCACCTACCTCGCGCTGCCGATCTCGGTGCATCCGCTGCTGATCCTGCTGCCCAGCGCAGCCTTGCTGGGACTGGCCGTGAGCCTGACCGCGGGCAGCTTCAAAAAGTACCTCTAG
- a CDS encoding RAQPRD family integrative conjugative element protein, whose product MLASIWLRAAHRGVPTFLVTALVLGRSPMALAESPAQRQELVAALRQLDALERTVADSAAHTPITPGERYHFDYPRLQADLARVRAGIQFHLTPSRAQPRAPSELAGEYRTERATEPLPATTAEGKQ is encoded by the coding sequence ATGTTGGCTTCGATCTGGCTGCGCGCCGCGCATCGCGGCGTGCCCACTTTTCTCGTGACGGCCCTCGTGCTGGGCCGGTCCCCGATGGCCTTGGCCGAGTCCCCGGCGCAGCGCCAGGAGTTGGTCGCCGCGCTGCGCCAGCTCGACGCGCTGGAACGCACCGTCGCGGACAGCGCCGCGCATACCCCCATCACACCGGGCGAGCGCTACCACTTCGATTACCCGCGGCTCCAGGCTGACTTGGCGCGCGTGCGCGCCGGCATCCAATTTCACCTGACGCCATCGCGCGCTCAACCGCGCGCCCCCTCCGAACTGGCCGGCGAATACCGCACCGAACGGGCGACCGAGCCGCTGCCGGCGACGACTGCGGAGGGCAAGCAATGA
- a CDS encoding TIGR03758 family integrating conjugative element protein — translation MNGAQVSAFQANSGIAPSAMATVLVGVVFAVLLVWGVWAIRTAYVGWSESRLNQRQFLGVCIRFVAMYLVLSFFLLS, via the coding sequence ATGAACGGCGCCCAGGTCTCGGCATTTCAAGCCAACAGCGGTATCGCGCCTTCCGCGATGGCGACCGTTCTGGTCGGCGTCGTGTTCGCGGTCCTGCTCGTGTGGGGCGTCTGGGCCATCCGAACGGCCTACGTGGGGTGGTCCGAGAGCCGCCTCAACCAGCGCCAGTTCCTCGGCGTCTGCATCCGCTTCGTCGCGATGTACCTCGTCCTGAGTTTCTTCCTTCTGTCCTGA
- a CDS encoding TIGR03745 family integrating conjugative element membrane protein has translation MHNRNLTSRFAQRAAVALGAAALPALSFAQGLPQLENPTRGTGNGIMETIRNYGYDIIMLVALLVVASMFIGVCYHAYGTYAEIHTGRKTWGQFGLTVAIGAVLLVIGIWLLTEATGIL, from the coding sequence ATGCACAACCGCAACCTCACTTCCCGTTTTGCCCAGCGCGCCGCCGTGGCCCTGGGCGCCGCCGCGCTGCCGGCGCTGTCGTTCGCGCAAGGTCTGCCGCAATTGGAGAACCCCACGCGCGGCACCGGCAACGGCATCATGGAGACGATCCGCAACTACGGCTACGACATCATCATGCTCGTGGCCCTGCTGGTGGTGGCGTCGATGTTCATCGGCGTCTGCTACCACGCCTACGGGACCTACGCGGAGATCCACACCGGCCGCAAGACGTGGGGCCAGTTCGGCCTCACGGTCGCTATCGGCGCCGTGCTGCTTGTGATCGGCATCTGGCTGCTCACCGAAGCCACCGGCATCCTGTAA
- a CDS encoding TIGR03750 family conjugal transfer protein has protein sequence MSEQQHVRADGTVTFLPHRLNRHPVVVRGLTADELWICCGLSGAAGLLVGAPLSWVFRTIALAPTFVVLGVALGVFIGGGILRRLKRGRPDTWLYRQLQWRIATRHPLMAGWVGGHVLISRSGFWSTRRSMR, from the coding sequence ATGTCCGAGCAGCAGCACGTCCGTGCGGACGGAACGGTCACCTTCCTTCCGCACCGGCTCAACCGCCATCCCGTTGTGGTGCGCGGCCTCACCGCTGACGAACTCTGGATTTGCTGCGGCCTGTCCGGTGCCGCCGGCCTGCTGGTCGGCGCGCCGCTGTCCTGGGTGTTCCGCACGATCGCGCTGGCGCCGACCTTCGTCGTCCTGGGCGTGGCGCTCGGCGTCTTCATCGGCGGCGGCATCCTGCGCCGCCTCAAGCGTGGGCGTCCCGACACCTGGCTGTATCGGCAACTGCAATGGCGCATCGCCACGCGCCATCCGCTGATGGCCGGCTGGGTGGGTGGCCATGTGCTGATCTCGCGCTCGGGCTTCTGGTCCACCCGCAGGAGCATGCGATGA
- a CDS encoding PFL_4703 family integrating conjugative element protein, translated as MSRFKNEITHLQAHIKTLRLAAGALVVVALVMGGGWWSAPRDLTIHVPPDLRSGSTRKWWEVPPESVYAFTFYVFQTLNRWPTNGEEDYSRNLHTLSPYLTPSCQAFLRADYDYRRSTGELRQRVRGIYEIPGRGYGDDPTARVRVVSDRDWVVTLDITADEYYGAEQVKRALVRYPVKVTRVDVDPARNPFGLALDCYDGAPQRISAPEPTRPAPGGLSPQAPQGGNTP; from the coding sequence ATGAGCCGCTTCAAAAACGAGATCACCCACCTGCAGGCGCACATCAAGACCTTGCGGCTGGCCGCGGGCGCGCTGGTCGTCGTCGCCCTGGTCATGGGCGGCGGCTGGTGGAGCGCGCCGCGCGACCTGACCATCCACGTCCCGCCCGACCTGCGCTCTGGCAGTACCCGCAAGTGGTGGGAAGTGCCGCCCGAATCGGTCTATGCGTTCACGTTCTACGTGTTCCAGACGCTGAACCGCTGGCCAACCAATGGCGAGGAAGACTACTCGCGCAACCTCCACACGCTCTCGCCGTACCTTACCCCGTCCTGCCAGGCCTTCCTGCGCGCGGACTACGACTACCGCCGTTCCACGGGCGAGCTGCGCCAGCGCGTGCGCGGGATTTATGAGATCCCCGGCCGCGGCTACGGCGACGACCCCACGGCGCGCGTGCGCGTGGTCTCCGACCGCGACTGGGTGGTGACGCTCGACATCACCGCCGACGAGTACTACGGCGCCGAGCAGGTCAAGCGCGCGCTCGTGCGCTACCCGGTGAAGGTCACGCGGGTGGACGTCGATCCCGCCCGCAACCCCTTCGGCCTGGCGCTGGACTGCTACGACGGCGCGCCCCAGCGCATCAGCGCACCGGAGCCGACTCGCCCGGCACCTGGCGGCCTGTCTCCGCAAGCGCCCCAAGGAGGAAACACCCCATGA
- a CDS encoding TIGR03749 family integrating conjugative element protein, which produces MKHPVLVLLGLLAVAAAPVSHAVEILRWERMPLAVPLKVGQERIVFIDRNVRVGVPAGVGERLRVQSAGGAVYLRASEPIEPTRLQLQDADTGALILLDIAAEPPKDGEAELEPVRIVEGSSTPARYGDQPGGADEAPARAQDQAGTRATRRETPVPVVLTRFAAQNLYAPLRTVESLPGVMRVNLRRDLDLDTLMPTLPVRAVALASWRLEDQWVTAVRLTNSSSGWVTLDPRVLQGDFLTATFQHEALGPRGTPEDTTVLYLVTRGHGLAQSLLPAIHRFDPAVHLPQREAEADDGKEARHAQ; this is translated from the coding sequence ATGAAGCATCCTGTACTCGTGCTGCTGGGGCTGCTGGCCGTGGCCGCGGCACCCGTCTCCCATGCTGTGGAGATTCTGCGGTGGGAACGCATGCCGCTGGCGGTGCCGCTGAAGGTCGGCCAGGAGCGCATCGTGTTCATCGACCGGAACGTCCGCGTGGGCGTGCCCGCAGGCGTGGGCGAACGCCTGCGCGTGCAGAGCGCAGGTGGCGCGGTGTACCTGCGCGCCAGCGAGCCGATCGAGCCCACGCGGCTGCAATTGCAGGACGCCGACACGGGCGCGCTGATCCTGCTCGACATTGCGGCCGAGCCGCCCAAAGACGGCGAAGCCGAGCTGGAGCCGGTGCGCATCGTCGAGGGCAGCAGCACCCCTGCGCGCTACGGCGATCAGCCAGGCGGTGCCGATGAGGCCCCGGCACGCGCCCAGGACCAAGCAGGTACGCGGGCGACCCGGCGCGAAACCCCGGTTCCGGTCGTCCTGACGCGCTTCGCCGCGCAGAACCTCTACGCGCCGCTGCGCACTGTGGAGTCGCTGCCTGGCGTCATGCGGGTGAACCTGCGCCGTGACCTCGACCTGGACACACTGATGCCAACGCTGCCCGTGCGCGCGGTCGCACTCGCGTCGTGGCGCCTGGAGGACCAGTGGGTCACTGCCGTGCGCCTGACCAACAGCAGCAGCGGCTGGGTCACGCTCGACCCGCGCGTGCTGCAAGGCGATTTCCTCACCGCCACCTTCCAGCACGAAGCGCTCGGACCGCGCGGGACGCCCGAGGACACGACCGTCCTGTACCTGGTGACGCGCGGGCACGGCCTCGCGCAATCGCTGCTGCCGGCGATCCACCGCTTCGACCCGGCCGTGCATCTGCCGCAGCGGGAAGCTGAAGCCGACGATGGCAAGGAGGCCCGCCATGCGCAGTAA
- a CDS encoding TIGR03752 family integrating conjugative element protein has protein sequence MRSNGLLKWLMIPVALLVLFVAIRLFSGGSTSAPPAADAGSKLTPEEMKALGIEGDTPRDTVATLVAQVKQLRTELQTALTDNKSQREENQRLRQRENSIDQRINSALESERSNLRRDQEQAASARQQTEGLLADLQRRLDSIGGRGGGHADLPVGLGLRGGDEAGMEGGMRWVEPDDAKKAEGRNGSRGAGSGMSFPTSFGPAQSTLETTAETVANAGAGAAGVKSAKPVYTVPTNSTLMGSVAMTALIGRVPIDGTVNDPYPFKVLVGPDNLTANGIDIPDVAGAVFSGTASGDWTLSCVRGQVRSITFVFNDGTIRTIPEDREGNQQNNQQRDGLGWISDPHGIPCVSGERRSNAQQYLGSQALITAAGAGVASLIESDSGRMSYVGSDGAIGTVGISGKEAVGQILAGGVRDMSTWVNKLYGQAFAAVYVQPGAKVAVHLEKPLAIDFDPEGRKVDHRAGESHALELD, from the coding sequence ATGCGCAGTAACGGCTTGCTCAAGTGGCTGATGATCCCGGTCGCCTTGCTGGTGCTGTTCGTTGCCATCCGGCTGTTCTCCGGTGGAAGCACGTCGGCACCGCCCGCCGCGGATGCTGGCTCCAAGCTCACGCCCGAGGAAATGAAGGCGTTGGGCATCGAAGGCGATACCCCGCGCGATACCGTGGCAACGCTCGTCGCCCAGGTGAAACAGTTGCGCACCGAGCTTCAGACCGCGCTGACCGACAACAAGTCGCAGCGCGAGGAAAACCAGCGGCTGCGCCAGCGGGAGAACTCCATTGATCAGCGCATCAATTCGGCCCTCGAATCCGAGCGCTCCAACCTGCGCCGCGACCAGGAACAGGCGGCCAGCGCGCGCCAGCAGACCGAGGGGCTGCTCGCCGACCTGCAGCGGCGCCTGGACAGCATTGGCGGGCGCGGCGGCGGTCACGCTGATCTGCCGGTGGGCCTGGGGCTGCGCGGCGGCGACGAGGCCGGCATGGAAGGCGGCATGCGCTGGGTCGAACCGGACGACGCGAAGAAGGCCGAGGGCCGCAATGGCAGTCGTGGCGCAGGCAGCGGCATGAGCTTCCCGACGAGCTTCGGCCCGGCACAAAGCACACTGGAAACCACCGCGGAAACCGTGGCGAACGCCGGCGCAGGTGCGGCAGGCGTCAAGAGCGCCAAGCCGGTCTATACCGTGCCGACCAACTCGACACTGATGGGCTCCGTGGCGATGACGGCGCTGATTGGGCGCGTGCCGATCGACGGGACGGTGAACGATCCGTACCCCTTCAAGGTGCTGGTCGGGCCGGACAATCTGACTGCCAACGGCATCGACATTCCCGACGTGGCCGGCGCGGTGTTCTCCGGAACCGCATCGGGCGACTGGACGCTCTCGTGCGTGCGCGGCCAGGTTCGCAGCATCACCTTCGTCTTCAACGACGGCACGATCCGCACGATTCCCGAAGACCGCGAAGGCAACCAGCAGAACAACCAGCAGCGCGACGGCCTGGGCTGGATCAGCGACCCGCACGGCATCCCGTGCGTCAGCGGCGAACGGCGCAGCAACGCCCAGCAGTACCTCGGGTCGCAAGCTCTGATCACCGCGGCCGGAGCCGGCGTGGCCTCGCTCATCGAGAGCGACAGCGGCCGCATGTCCTACGTCGGCTCGGACGGCGCCATCGGCACCGTGGGCATCAGCGGCAAGGAAGCAGTCGGCCAGATCCTCGCGGGCGGCGTCCGGGACATGTCGACCTGGGTCAACAAGCTCTACGGACAGGCTTTCGCCGCCGTCTATGTGCAGCCCGGCGCCAAGGTTGCCGTCCACCTCGAAAAGCCGCTCGCCATCGACTTCGATCCCGAAGGCCGCAAGGTCGATCACCGCGCAGGAGAAAGCCATGCACTCGAACTTGACTAA
- a CDS encoding TIGR03751 family conjugal transfer lipoprotein, producing the protein MHSNLTNLARGLALALAVAVLGGCATSKEKLLTHGDRTMMDIWQQEAGDGGGAAGRNAGRQLLDARQSLRRPLTDADVQVAPVEQMRYTRTARNEVHRQFQRLPNPDLVMYVYPHLAGTDPVPVPGYTTVFPLNQRIQYAMPGERVEAY; encoded by the coding sequence ATGCACTCGAACTTGACTAACCTGGCCCGTGGCCTGGCACTGGCCCTCGCCGTCGCGGTGCTTGGCGGCTGCGCCACCAGCAAGGAAAAGCTGCTGACCCACGGTGACCGCACGATGATGGACATCTGGCAGCAGGAGGCCGGCGACGGCGGTGGCGCAGCCGGACGGAACGCCGGCCGCCAGCTGCTCGATGCGCGCCAGAGCCTGCGTCGGCCCCTGACCGACGCCGACGTGCAGGTCGCACCCGTCGAGCAGATGCGCTACACGCGCACCGCGCGCAATGAGGTCCACCGCCAGTTCCAGCGTCTGCCCAATCCCGATCTCGTCATGTACGTGTATCCGCACCTGGCGGGCACGGACCCCGTGCCGGTGCCGGGCTACACGACGGTCTTCCCGCTCAACCAGCGCATCCAGTACGCCATGCCAGGCGAGCGCGTGGAGGCCTACTGA